TACAGGTTTAAAAGTCGCCTATGCCATTGAATTGTTTCACAATTTCACTCTGGTGCATGACGATCTAATGGATAGGTCAGAGACCAGGAGGGGAAAACCCACCATTCACATCAAATATGGTGATGCCGCTGCTGTGTTGACCGGGGATGCAATGATGATTTATTCACTTAAAATGCTTACTGAGTATTTAAGAGGACCTTGCTCAGATCAGCTGATTGCTGATATCTATAAAATGGCTCTTGAATTGTGTGAAGGACAGCAACTAGATATGTCTTTTGAATCAGAACAATTGGTGACTATGCAAGAATACCTAAGTATGATTCGAAAAAAAACATCCGCCTTACTTGCAACCAGCTTTAAAATTGGTGCTAATTTGGCTGGACTCGATCAACATGACAGGGATATGGCATACCAATTGGGTGAGAAACTCGGTCTTGCTTTTCAGATCCAAGACGACTGGCTTGATTTTTATGGTAATCCTGAAATAACCGGTAAACAAAAAGGAGGTGACGTACTTCGTTGTAAGAAATCCATTCTGATCATAAAAGCTTTAGAAAAAATGAATGCAATGGAGCAAAAAGAAATCATTTCTCTTTACCAACAACAGATGGAAGCTAAAGTGGAAATTTTCGAAAATATTTTTGCTCAGCATCAAATTCGCGAAATTGTATTGAATATGTTTCTTTCCTATAAGGAGGAGTGTATTCAAATCATCCAATCTTTTCATTCACTGCAGGAAACCCACCGCAAACAGTTATTGGAATATGTGAATGTTGTATTATACCGAAACCATTAATAATAAAAAATATTTATGTGTATCAATTTAAAATCTATTTTTATATTTCTAATCTTAATTTCATTTTGCATTCTAAGCTGTACATCAAAGAACAGATATGAAAAACAAGAAACCGGAGAAACACTTCCGCCACCAAGCAATAAATTAAACTTAAAGAATGACAATCAAGCAGAAATAGAGAGCAATGCAATACCATATTTGGAGGGATTTGGAGCGCAGGATGAGTGGTTTCTAAAATTGTCCTTTATTCAAAACGAAGTATTTGAAGCACAACTTAATTTTCAAGGCAAATTATACATTGGACTGCTTAAACATTCGACATCAGAAAATCCACAAAATATTGGTGAGTTTTATGTAGGAGAAGTTATATACAACAATCAGAAAAAAGAGGTTCAATTTTATATGAAAACCGCCGATTGTACAGATTCTAAAAATGTGTTGCACAAAGCAAGAATTGCAATGCTTTGGGAAGGGAAAGAGTATTATGGGTGCGCCAAAATGTTGCTATAATCAATCAAAACTAAATCAATAGCCCACTGTGAAATGAAAAGGGGAGGATGCTTTGGCAAGATGGGAAGGATGCAATAAGGAAGTCCGGGTGCCCAAGTAATAATCGGATGGGGTTTTTATTTGCAATTTCAGTCTCAACCATTACTTGTCTGCAAAATCCACATGGAAAAGGAATTTCCTGACCAGGACTGTTGGTGACAATGGCCATGCTTTGAATAATTTCTGAGTCGTTACCAATGCCAAATGTGTGAATGGCATTTCTTTCAGCACATATTCCACAAGGGTAGGATGCATTTTCCTGATTAAATCCAGTGATTATTTTTTGGCCATTGGTTTTCAAAGCGGCACCTACAAGAAATTTGGAATAAGGTGCATAGGCTTTTTTGCTCGCTTTTAAGGCTTCTACCATCAATTCCTGATCATTCAATGACAGATCTGAAAATTGTCGGTAAACTTTATACTCTACACACCATGTTTTGCTTTCCATGAATTACTTTTTTACCACAATCTTTTGGGTGATGCTTTCGCCTTGAGATATCAATTGAATAAAATAATAAGGATGATACAATTCATCACTTCCTATCCGCAAGTAATTTTTTCCAAAGTCTGTAAGAAAAGTGTATGATTTTACTTTTTGAAAAGAGGGATCTAGTACATTCACAATTGTGTTTATTGGATTGGGAATGGATTGATTGTATTCAATATTTAAATCGGAATACCCCAGTGGATTAGGATATAAACTTAACCGATTTGTTGCAGCATAAGAAGATGACAAAGACACGATAGGAGAAAGATGTTTAGACCCATCCAAACCGACCAATGTAATTCTATAGAAGGCTTCATTGCTTATTTTAAAGTCATTTATGGAATAAGATCTGATTATGTCACTATGATTGACAGCCTTTACAAAACCTATGGAGTCAAAACTGATCCCATTGATACTTTTTGAGATTACAAAGTAATCCGTCTCTCGTTCCTTGCTGGTTGTCCAAGTTATATTTTGATAAGTCCCAAAGCGTCTGGCACGAATGGTATTATACTCTACCAAAGTCTTGCTCGTTGGATTTGGATTAGTTTGAACTCTTACTTTGGTGCCTGCGCTTATGGAAGATAAGTTAGAAATGAGAAGTTCAATGGCAAATTGATCCGCTTCATTTTTAAAAGTAAATTGTTGTGTGGTAGGAATGTCTGCTTTCTTATATTCTGTATAGTGCTTTGTCTCAACATTTTTATGACCGTTCTCAGGATTAGCACTTCCAGGATACTGGATTGTAAAAAGGTGCATTGCACTGATATCAAAATCAGGATTTACTTTCTCCAACTCTTCAAGGTCTGTTTGATTAAAATATATTTTTACTTTGAGTGGAAGTCTCGGTTGCGTTGTACTGATTATTTCCCAGTATTTGTTTGATGCGAAGTAATTATACCCGGGAATCTGGTACTTACCTGAGACTGCCGTTGCTTTTGTTCCGTAAGAAGGGGTTGTGTGGCATAAAATTTTGAGACTGCCGTCATGAAGACTGCCAATATTTTGTCCGCTCGTCTGAATGGACATTAACATCACATCATCTTCGGTTGTCAGGGTATTGTTGTCATAATAGTAATGGGTAAATTCAGCATCTGAGCACTGTATGTTTGCACTCAGGTGCGCATCTTTGTATTGAATGGATTTGATAAGAGGGGAGTATGCACTCATGCAACTTGCTTTTCCGACTGTGTTTCGGATTATATTTCCCGGCTCAGGCCCAAAGCCTAAACTCAAATCGATTCCAGGTTGACCTGCTACATGACAATAACTCATCAATGTACCTTTCACTGGTCGCTTTCCGGGAAGGCAGCTTCCTTCCACTTTTGCGCAGTTGTCTAAGGCCTGATTTTTGTTAGGTCCCCAAACACAAGCATGGGTATGACGAGATCCCAATATGTGCCCAATTTCATGGGCAGTGGCATAAACATCAAATGAAAAATTAGGTAAGGAATAATAAGTAGCATTGACGTTTACATAAGCATAGGAATATTGTCTTACACAAAGGGCATTGATATAAGCAATTCCTCCCAGAGAAGCTTTACCATTTTTCAACACACCGGATAAGCAAAGGTGGATATCACCATAATAATTGGTATAATTCCTCCTGAAATAATCAAGTGCCAATGTAGAACTAGTCGTAGGGAATCCATCTGGGGATGTGTGGATAATGATTTCTGCAAGTCCAATTTTGATGTCTTCTCTTTTGTAGATGGTGCTAATTTGGTTGAATAAACCTGTTATATAATTTGAGACTGCCTGAGTACTTTTACCAAATCTGAGAAATAATTCATAATCTGCCCGAATGCTAATAGACACTTGTTTACAACTTTCAGTGGTGCGGTACTGAATTTCACTTTCATTGTTCAGATAGTGTAGAACATCATCTGTATGACAATCGAAATTAGTTGTAGTTGACTGATTTTTTAGTTCATACATTGCTTTGCACATAAGCATATCCTTTGCATTGCCATTTGACTCAAGGGAAACACTCTCACCATTGAAACCCGTATAAAATGCCTTCACTTCTGTGGCAAAAACACTCAGGTCCATATATGAGTTGGGTTGATTGATTCGGATGGCTTTGAAGTGTTTTCCTTTTTGGATTTCAATTTCCGATTGAACTCCATTGCATAGGGTATAGACTTTAAAATCTGGATCAAAAAAATCATATTCCGTAAGTAAAAAGTCAGCCTCCCCAAGGACTGGCAATTCTATTTTGGTTTCAAGAATAGCTTCAGTATTTTGTAACCAGTGTTTAAGCTTGGATTTGGAAATCGTATAATCCAATACCTGAATTTCTTTCGGATATTTATTCTTCACCAATGTAAATAAGCTATTTTTCTTTGGGTGAAAACTCTTTTTTAATTCAATGATTTGATATGGATCGTATGTTTGCTGAGAATATGAGCTGAAACCCGTCATCAAAAGAATGCAAACCATCGCAAAAA
This window of the Saprospiraceae bacterium genome carries:
- a CDS encoding polyprenyl synthetase family protein, translated to MTLSTKIKSLHQLAEEYLSFANSFNWNLQPVGLYEPISYIMNQQGKTLRPQALLMFVNFTGKSLATGLKVAYAIELFHNFTLVHDDLMDRSETRRGKPTIHIKYGDAAAVLTGDAMMIYSLKMLTEYLRGPCSDQLIADIYKMALELCEGQQLDMSFESEQLVTMQEYLSMIRKKTSALLATSFKIGANLAGLDQHDRDMAYQLGEKLGLAFQIQDDWLDFYGNPEITGKQKGGDVLRCKKSILIIKALEKMNAMEQKEIISLYQQQMEAKVEIFENIFAQHQIREIVLNMFLSYKEECIQIIQSFHSLQETHRKQLLEYVNVVLYRNH
- a CDS encoding cytidine deaminase, with amino-acid sequence MESKTWCVEYKVYRQFSDLSLNDQELMVEALKASKKAYAPYSKFLVGAALKTNGQKIITGFNQENASYPCGICAERNAIHTFGIGNDSEIIQSMAIVTNSPGQEIPFPCGFCRQVMVETEIANKNPIRLLLGHPDFLIASFPSCQSILPFSFHSGLLI